The Terriglobia bacterium DNA segment ACTGAGCTAACCGCCCCTGCACGAGCAGCTTACAACGGCTTCATGGGCAGTATACGCGACCCGAGAAACCGCGGTCAAACCCTCCAACTTGCGAGTCTCGAACGCCCGCGGGACAATCCAACAACGGTGAGCCTGTTCCTGCAGGCCGGAGCCCTGATTGAAGATCGGCATCACATGTTATCCCACGTACGGCGGCAGTGGCGTGGTCGCCACCGAGCTGGGCATTGAGCTTGGGCAGCGCGGCCACGAGGTGCACTTCATCACCTACGCGCAACCGTTCCGCCTCTCCGGGACGCAGCCCAACGTCTGGTACCACGAGGTCGAGGTCTCGCACTACCCGCTGTTCGACTATCCGCCCTACGACCTGGCGCTGGCCACGCGCATGGCCGAGGTAGCGGAGATTTACGCGCTCGACCTGCTGCACGTGCACTACGCCATTCCGCACTCGGTCAGCGCGTACCTGGCCAAGCAGATGGCGGCGACGGCTCAGCCCAAGCGGCGGCTGCCCTTCGTCACCACCCTGCACGGGACCGATATCACCCTGGTCGGGCAGGACCGATCGTATTTGCCGATCACGCGTTTCTCCATCCAGCAGAGCGACGGCGTCACCGCGATCTCGAAGTACCTGCGCGAAGCGACCTTGAAAGACTTCGGCCTCGGCAACTCCATCCAGGTGATCTACAACTTCGTCAACTGCGACGTCTACCGCCGCGATCCCGAAGCTAAACAACGCCGCCGCGAGTTCGCGCGCGACGACGAGCGCCTGCTGGTGCACCTCTCCAACTTCCGTCCGGTAAAGCGCGTGCAGGACGTGATCGAAATCTTCGACCGCGTGCAAAAGAAGGTTCCGGCCAAGCTGTTGCTCATCGGCGACGGCCCGGAACGCTCACGCGCGGAGTGGATGGCAATGGAAAAGCGCATCCACGACCGCGTTATCTTTCTCGGCAAGCAAGACCGCGTGCACGAGAAGCTGGCCACGGCCGACCTGATGCTGTTGCCGAGCCGGTTGGAATCGTTTGGGCTGGCGGCGCTGGAGGCAATGGCGTGCGAGGTAGTGCCCATCGCCACGAACGTCGGCGGCGTGCCGGAAGTGGTGGAGCACGGCAAAACCGGCTTTCTCGCCAATGTCGGTGACGTCGAGGAAATGGCACGCTGCGCGATCGATCTCCTCTCCGACGATGCGCGCCTGAAGCAGATGGGAAGCGAAGGACGAACTGTTGCGCAGGGGCGTTTCTGTTCGACACGAATAATCCCGCAGTACGAAAAGTTTTATCGCGGGGTGTTGGACGGACGATAGCCCGGGCGGATGCCAAAAGTCAGATGGTCTTTTTTCGCGCGTTCGGCATTGCCGACCGGGCGCGGGGCTTGGGAACCGCCGAGATTACCAACCGCAATAGCCGGTTCACCGACTCCGAACTGTTAAACACTTCCGCAACATCTGGCTGAAGCACCACGGCGACGACGTTTCCTCTCATACGTGAAGCGAAACGGTTCGGTCGCGCCTGCGTGTAATCGAACCCGTACTCCTGGCGCATCTGATTCGCCGATTTACGACTTTGACGTGTTTTGTTCATATTCTCTCCGCTCGGCCGTAGTGGCCAGGCGTGCGCTGATGATCCGAACGCGTCCCTTATTCTCGGTGAAACTTACGATCAACAGGCGCTCACGGCTTGAATGACCAATGATCAATTCCCGGGCCTCTTCCGCGGAATGATCGGGATCACCAAAGATCCGAGCCAGAGGATCAGCAAACACCGTCAGCGCCTCATCAAAACCAACGCGGTGCTTGCGTCGATTCGTTCGGTCCTTCAGCAGATTCCATTCAAAGTCCATCCCTCTTCAGTATACCCGTCAGCAAACGCATTGCCGGTCCTGGCACATGGGATCACCTCTGCGTCCCCGAGCGGGCGTCGGAGTAGGCGGTCGAGACCGACACGCCGACGTCGTAGGACTGCAGCAGCGGCAAGTTCAGGCGGATGAGCGTGCCGCCGACGGAGCCGCTGTCAATCACCATCTTGGCGGATTCGCCGTATAGAACTTTCAAACGCTCGGCCACGTTGGCGATGCCAATGCCGGTGCCCCCGATGCCGGTCGGAGGCTCCAACATCTGTGCCGCGCCCATGCCCACGCCGTCGTCTTCGACTTCCACGATCACATGGCCGTCGCGCAGGCGGCTGCGAAGATAAATGGTTCCGCCTTCGATCTTGGGCGCCAAGCCGTGCTTGATGGAGTTCTCGACCAGCGGCTGCAGCAGCATGCTGGGCACGACGACATCGAGCGAAGCGGGATCGAGGTCCTTGATGACGGTTAGCTTGTCGCGCCCGAAGCGCACGACCTCGATGTCGAGATAGTCGTCAATGAATTCGAACTCCTCGCGCAACTGCACAAAGGCGTCACCCTTGCGCAGCAGGCGTCGCAGGATATTGGCGAGCTTGACGATAACATCGCGCGCCTTGTCGGGATCGAAGCGCACCAGCGACGAAACCGAATTCAGGGTGTTGAACAGGAAGTGCGGATTGATCTGGTTTTGCAGCGCTTCCATGCGCGCCTGCAACAGCGCCCGCTGCTGCTCCTCCAGCTTGATCTCCATGCGGGTGTTGTTCCAGATTTTCATCGGGATGGCGATGCACATGACCGACGCCGCGAAGATCGCAACCAGAATCCAGAAACTCCCGCTGTTCATGCTGAAAATGCGCTGCGGTTGCCAGCGGTGCAGCTCCAGCTTGAGGAAGCGTAAGGCAAGAATGAGGAAGAAGAGCGCGATCTGCCAGTCCACCTTGGGACGCGGCAGGTTGCGGCGGATCCAGCGGTAAATGCTCAGGTCAATAAAGGGCGAAAACGACCAGATGTCTTCCGTGTCCCGGGTCAGCTCGCGCATCTTGCCGGCGATGATGCCCGCGAAAAAGCAGAACGGCAGGTTGAGCCACTCGCGATGCGCCGCCGAGGGCAGCGACACCATGATGCCGCCGAGTGCGCCGGCCAGCGGCCCGCCGATCAAGCCGGTGAGCATGGAACTTTCAAACGAAAGATCGGCGGCGAGGAAGTTGGAGGCGTTGATGCGCACGACCACCCCGAGCGCGAACGGCGTGCCGATCCAGAGAACCAGGTAGAGGGTATGCGAGAGCGAGCGCGGCTCGGTGAAGAGCAAGTCCTTGAAGATGCGCGAACGCACCAACGCGCTGGCGACGGCGGCAGCGACGCCAAGCTGAATCAGCAGATTGATGGCGACCAGGCGATCCATGCGCGTTTCAGGCCTACTCTAGCACGGCGCCACCATCGAGACACTGAGAACACCGAGTCTTTCATATCGTTGTCTCGGTGCACCTCGGTGAACTCGGTGACTCGTGGTTAAAGAGCATTCGTAATCTTCGTCGCGATTGAATTGAGCATGCCGGCGACATCGCTTCCAGCGGGCGGGCCGCCCTGGGCAAGGTCGCGCGCACCGCCGCCGCGTCCGCCCAGCGCGGCCATGGATTCTTTCATCAGTGCGCCCATGTCGAAACGCCCGCTGGCGGATTGCGCGAAGACCAACGACGGCTGCGGCACAGTCGTTGCGAGCAGGGCGACGACTCCGGGATGCAGCGCGAGTTTCTGCGCGAGCAACTTGATGAATCCGAGATCGCGATCGGCGAAGGTGCGCGTGATAAGGCGAACGCCATTGATTTCGGGCGTGTCAGCCACCATCCGCGCCGCCATGAACTCGGCCAACTCGGCCAGCGTTTTCTGCTCGCGCTTCCCTGCCGACTTGGATTCGTCCAAAATCTTGCGAATTTGCTCGGGGACATCGTAGAGATGGCTGGAAAACAGCGCGGCGGCGGAGGTCAGGGTTTCAAAATCCTGGCGCGCGGTCGCGATGGCACGAGCCCCGCAGACGAACTCCACGCGCATGCCCTGCTTCACCTTTTCGGTCTTGCGCACCAGGATGGCGCCGATCTCTCCGGTACGGCCGACGTGGGTGCCGCCGCAGGCGGTGAGGTCATGACCGCGAATTTCGATGAGGCGAAGCTTGTCTTTCACCTCGGGCGGAATTTTCCGTACACCCATCTGGCGCGCTTCCTCGAGGGGGGCAAACTTGATTTCGACCAAAACGTCGTCGGCGATGATTTGGTTGGAGCGGCGCTTCACTTCGCGGATTTGCTCGGGTGACAACGCCTTCACGTCCAGGTCGATGGTGCAGGTTTCGTCGCCCATGTGGAAGGAAACGGTGGGCGCGTTGAACAACTCGATGAAAACGGCGGATAGCAGGTGCTGACCGG contains these protein-coding regions:
- the bshA gene encoding N-acetyl-alpha-D-glucosaminyl L-malate synthase BshA, with the translated sequence MKIGITCYPTYGGSGVVATELGIELGQRGHEVHFITYAQPFRLSGTQPNVWYHEVEVSHYPLFDYPPYDLALATRMAEVAEIYALDLLHVHYAIPHSVSAYLAKQMAATAQPKRRLPFVTTLHGTDITLVGQDRSYLPITRFSIQQSDGVTAISKYLREATLKDFGLGNSIQVIYNFVNCDVYRRDPEAKQRRREFARDDERLLVHLSNFRPVKRVQDVIEIFDRVQKKVPAKLLLIGDGPERSRAEWMAMEKRIHDRVIFLGKQDRVHEKLATADLMLLPSRLESFGLAALEAMACEVVPIATNVGGVPEVVEHGKTGFLANVGDVEEMARCAIDLLSDDARLKQMGSEGRTVAQGRFCSTRIIPQYEKFYRGVLDGR
- a CDS encoding histidine kinase; this translates as MDRLVAINLLIQLGVAAAVASALVRSRIFKDLLFTEPRSLSHTLYLVLWIGTPFALGVVVRINASNFLAADLSFESSMLTGLIGGPLAGALGGIMVSLPSAAHREWLNLPFCFFAGIIAGKMRELTRDTEDIWSFSPFIDLSIYRWIRRNLPRPKVDWQIALFFLILALRFLKLELHRWQPQRIFSMNSGSFWILVAIFAASVMCIAIPMKIWNNTRMEIKLEEQQRALLQARMEALQNQINPHFLFNTLNSVSSLVRFDPDKARDVIVKLANILRRLLRKGDAFVQLREEFEFIDDYLDIEVVRFGRDKLTVIKDLDPASLDVVVPSMLLQPLVENSIKHGLAPKIEGGTIYLRSRLRDGHVIVEVEDDGVGMGAAQMLEPPTGIGGTGIGIANVAERLKVLYGESAKMVIDSGSVGGTLIRLNLPLLQSYDVGVSVSTAYSDARSGTQR
- a CDS encoding BrnT family toxin translates to MDFEWNLLKDRTNRRKHRVGFDEALTVFADPLARIFGDPDHSAEEARELIIGHSSRERLLIVSFTENKGRVRIISARLATTAERREYEQNTSKS
- a CDS encoding alanyl-tRNA editing protein; the encoded protein is MTERLYYTDPNLTEFEGRFVAFSNITEERPHLGIILDRTAFYPTSGGQLFDTGWLSDADFPDGPKLRIVEVTELPSGDIAHCVEVPEGGVGIQKDAVIRGVIDRPRRRDHMQQHTGQHLLSAVFIELFNAPTVSFHMGDETCTIDLDVKALSPEQIREVKRRSNQIIADDVLVEIKFAPLEEARQMGVRKIPPEVKDKLRLIEIRGHDLTACGGTHVGRTGEIGAILVRKTEKVKQGMRVEFVCGARAIATARQDFETLTSAAALFSSHLYDVPEQIRKILDESKSAGKREQKTLAELAEFMAARMVADTPEINGVRLITRTFADRDLGFIKLLAQKLALHPGVVALLATTVPQPSLVFAQSASGRFDMGALMKESMAALGGRGGGARDLAQGGPPAGSDVAGMLNSIATKITNAL